The Cervus canadensis isolate Bull #8, Minnesota chromosome 29, ASM1932006v1, whole genome shotgun sequence genome includes a window with the following:
- the LOC122431289 gene encoding pregnancy-associated glycoprotein 1-like, with protein MLRTRTSLSTCSQERSMKWLVLLGLVTFSESIVKIPLMRVKMMRKTHSEKTMLKNFLKEHAYRLYLTSSPGSNITTHPLRNIEDMVYVGNITIGTPPQEFQVLFDTGSSDLWVYSVFCTSCLCSSQSLFRHLESSTYRPTNKTFSIEYNSGRMKGVVARDTIRIGDLVSTDQQFGLSMEQSGFEKIPFDGILGLSYPNMSHMGGIPIFDNLKNQGAISEPVFAFYLSKNKPEGSVVMFGGVDKSYYQGTLNWVPLIQADKWCVHMDRISMNRSVIACNGGCEAILDTGSSLILGPRRLISNILRLIGATPQDSEHYVPCSVVNTLPSIDFTINGINYPVPAQAYAIMDSDDDCYITFEENPLSTSTETWILGDVFLRQYFSVFDRGNDRIGLAQAV; from the exons ATGCTAAGAACCCGAACTTCCCTGAGTACTTGCAGCCAGGAAAGAAGCATGAAGTGGCTTGTGCTCCTCGGGCTGGTGACCTTCTCAGAGTCCATAGTCAA AATACCTCTAATGAGAGTGAAGATGATGAGAAAAACCCACAGTGAAAAAACTATGCTGAAAAATTTCCTGAAGGAACATGCTTACAGACTGTACCTGACTTCTTCTCCTGGCTCAAATATAACTACTCACCCCCTGAGAAACATCGAGGAT ATGGTCTATGTGGGTAACATCACCATTGGAACACCCCCTCAGGAATTCCAGGTTCTCTTTGACACCGGCTCATCTGACTTGTGGGTGTACTCTGTCTTTTGCACCAGCTGTCTTTGTT CttctcagagtttgttcagacATCTTGAGTCTTCCACCTACCGGCCTACCAATAAGACCTTCAGCATCGAATACAATTCTGGGAGGATGAAGGGAGTTGTTGCTCGTGACACCATTCGG ATTGGGGACCTTGTAAGTACTGACCAGCAATTCGGTCTAAGCATGGAGCAATCCGGGTTTGAGAAAATACCTTTTGATGGCATCTTGGGCTTGAGCTACCCTAACATGTCTCACATGGGAGGCATCCCCATCTTTGACAACCTGAAGAATCAAGGTGCCATTTCTGAGCCTGTTTTTGCCTTCTACCTGAGCAA GAACAAGCCAGAGGGCAGTGTGGTGATGTTTGGTGGGGTGGATAAATCCTACTACCAAGGAACACTCAACTGGGTACCATTGATCCAAGCAGACAAATGGTGTGTCCACATGGACCG CATCTCCATGAACAGAAGCGTTATTGCTTGTAATGGCGGCTGTGAGGCCATTTTGGACACCGGATCGTCACTAATACTTGGCCCAAGAAGACTGATCAGTAACATCTTGAGGCTCATTGGTGCCACGCCACAGGATTCGGAG CACTACGTTCCATGTTCTGTGGTCAATACCCTGCCCTCTATTGACTTCACCATCAATGGCATCAACTACCCAGTGCCAGCTCAAGCCTACGCCATCATG GATTCTGATGATGACTGCTATATCACCTTTGAAGAGAACCCACTGAGTACATCTACAGAGACCTGGATCCTGGGTGACGTCTTCCTGAGGCAGTATTTCTCGGTCTTTGATCGAGGAAATGACAGGATTGGCCTGGCACAGGCAGTGTAA